One Camelina sativa cultivar DH55 chromosome 3, Cs, whole genome shotgun sequence genomic window carries:
- the LOC104773907 gene encoding LOW QUALITY PROTEIN: protein DETOXIFICATION 13-like (The sequence of the model RefSeq protein was modified relative to this genomic sequence to represent the inferred CDS: deleted 2 bases in 1 codon), translating into MGDAASTAEDSLLLPLPVDIVERVTWRDLRDGSFIEELKRLICFAAPMAAVVTAQFMLQIISMMMVGHLGNLSLAGASLASSFCNVTGFSLILGLACALDTLSGQAFGAKLYRKLGVQTYTAMFCLALVCLPLSLIWFNMEKLLVFLGQDPSIAHEAGNYAAWLIPGQFAYAVIQPLTHYFQNQTLITPLLITSCFVLCLHVPLCWLLVYKSGLGNLGGALALSLSNWLNAIFLGSYMCYSSDCSETRAPLSMEIFDGIGELFKYALPSAAMLCLEWWSYELIILLSGLLPNPELETSVLAVCLQTTATIYSIHLAIAAAASTRISNELGAGNSRAAHIVVYAAMFLAVVEPLIVSTSLLVSKNVFGHIFSSDKETIDYVAKMVPLVSISLILDSLQGVLSGIARGCGWQHIGAYINFGAFYLWGIPIAISLAYWVHLKGVGLWIGIQAGAVLQTLLLALVTGCTNWENQARESRMRMNVA; encoded by the exons ATGGGAGACGCAGCGAGCACCGCAGAGGATAGTTTGCTACTGCCTCTGCCTGTCGATATAGTTGAGAGAGTGACATGGAGAGATCTACGAGATGGATCATTCATCGAAGAACTCAAGAGGCTTATCTGCTTTGCGGCTCCTATGGCTGCTGTTGTTACCGCTCAGTTCATGTTGCAGATCATCTCAATGATGATGGTGGGTCACCTCGGCAATCTCTCCCTCGCTGGCGCTTCCCTTGCTTCTTCATTCTGCAACGTCACTGGCTTCAGCCTCATC TTAGGATTGGCATGTGCCCTGGATACTCTCAGCGGTCAAGCTTTTGGAGCTAAGCTATATCGGAAACTAGGTGTTCAGACATACACAGCTATGTTCTGTCTCGCATTAGTGtgtctccct ctctctctcatttggTTCAACATGGAAAAGCTTCTTGTATTCCTTGGCCAAGACCCTTCAATCGCACATGAGGCAGGAAATTATGCAGCTTGGCTCATCCCAGGACAATTTGCTTACGCCGTTATACAGCCGCTCACTCACTACTTCCAAAACCAGACCTTGATCACACCTCTCCTCATCAcctcttgttttgtgttatgtctCCACGTTCCTCTCTGCTGGCTTCTGGTTTATAAGTCAGGACTTGGTAATCTTGGAGGAGCCTTGGCTCTCAGTTTGTCAAACTGGCTCAACGCCATTTTCCTTGGATCTTACATGTGCTACTCCTCTGACTGTTCTGAAACACGCGCTCCACTCTCCATGGAGATATTCGACGGCATCGGAGAACTCTTCAAATATGCTCTTCCTTCTGCGGCTATGCTTTG CCTAGAGTGGTGGTCATATGAACTCATAATATTACTCTCTGGTCTCTTACCCAACCCAGAACTGGAGACATCTGTGCTCGCTGTCTG TCTCCAAACAACTGCGACAATCTATTCGATACATCTTGCAATCGCAGCTGCAGCAAG CACAAGAATCTCAAATGAATTAGGTGCAGGAAACTCTCGAGCAGCACATATCGTGGTCTATGCAGCAATGTTTCTTGCAGTAGTGGAGCCATTGATAGTGAGTACATCTCTGTTGGTCAGCAAGAACGTTTTCGGCCATATTTTCAGCAGTGACAAGGAAACCATCGACTATGTTGCAAAGATGGTTCCATTGGTCTCTATTTCTCTCATACTGGACAGTTTACAAGGGGTTCTTTCAG GAATTGCAAGGGGATGTGGGTGGCAGCATATAGGGGCTTACATAAACTTTGGAGCTTTCTATCTCTGGGGGATACCAATTGCAATATCGTTAGCTTACTGGGTTCATCTGAAAGGTGTTGGCCTTTGGATCGGCATACAAGCGGGTGCCGTTCTGCAAACTCTTCTGCTGGCTCTTGTCACTGGCTGCACAAACTGGGAAAACCAg GCCCGTGAATCGAGGATGAGAATGAATGTGGCGTAA
- the LOC104773915 gene encoding protein DETOXIFICATION 12-like, translating into MGDAEKSTTKESLLLPPPVERVENLSWRDLRDGSFTVELKRLICFAAPMAACVIVQFMLQMVSMMMVGHLGNLALASASLASSFCNVTGFSFVIGLSCALDTLSGQAFGAKLYRKLGVQTYTAMFCLVLVCIPLSLVWLNMEKLLVFLGQDPAIAHEAGRYAAWLIPGLFAYSALQPLTRFFQNQSLISPLLITSCVVFCIHVPFCWLLVYKSGLGNLGGALAISLSNWLYVFILLSFMFFSSACSETRAPLSMEIFDGIGEFFKYALPSAAMICLEWWSYELIILFSGLLPNPQLETSVLSVCLQTVSTMYSIPLAIAAAASTRISNELGAGNSRGAQIVVYAAMSLAVVEALIVSTSLLVGRNLFGHIFSSDKETIAYVAKMAPLVSISLIMDALQGVLSGIARGCGWQHIGAYVNLGAFYLWGTPMAACLAFWFDLKGVGLWIGIQSGAVLQTTLLAIVTGCTNWENQANAARKRMALA; encoded by the exons ATGGGAGACGCAGAGAAGAGCACCACCAAGGAAAGCTTGCTGCTTCCTCCTCCTGTAGAGAGAGTTGAGAACCTGTCATGGAGAGATCTACGAGATGGATCATTCACCGTTGAACTCAAGAGGCTTATCTGTTTCGCCGCTCCTATGGCCGCTTGTGTTATCGTTCAGTTCATGTTACAGATGGTTTCTATGATGATGGTTGGTCACTTAGGCAACCTCGCCCTCGCTAGTGCCTCCCTCGCTTCCTCCTTCTGCAACGTCACTGGCTTCAGCTTcgtt ATAGGATTGTCATGTGCCTTGGATACTTTGAGCGGTCAAGCTTTTGGAGCTAAGCTATATCGGAAACTAGGTGTTCAGACTTACACAGCCatgttttgtcttgttttggTGTGTATCCCTCTTTCTCTCGTTTGGCTCAACATGGAAAAGCTTCTTGTGTTCCTTGGCCAAGACCCTGCTATTGCACACGAAGCCGGGAGATATGCTGCCTGGCTTATCCCTGGACTCTTTGCTTACTCTGCTCTACAGCCTCTCACTCGCTTCTTTCAAAACCAGAGTTTGATCTCACCTCTCCTCATCACCTCTTGTGTTGTCTTCTGTATCCATGTTCCTTTCTGCTGGCTTTTGGTTTACAAGTCTGGCCTTGGTAATCTTGGAGGAGCCTTGGCTATCAGTTTGTCAAACTGGCTCTATGTCTTTATCCTTCTTTCTTTCATGTTCTTCTCCTCCGCTTGTTCTGAGACACGTGCTCCGCTCTCAATGGAGATATTCGACGGCATTGGAGAGTTCTTTAAATATGCTCTTCCTTCTGCGGCTATGATTTG CCTAGAGTGGTGGTCATATGAACTCATCATATTATTCTCTGGTCTCTTACCCAACCCACAACTGGAGACTTCTGTGCTCTCTGTCTG TCTCCAAACAGTTTCGACAATGTACTCAATACCACTAGCGATCGCGGCTGCCGCAAG TACAAGAATCTCAAATGAGTTAGGTGCTGGAAACTCTCGAGGAGCACAGATCGTTGTCTATGCGGCAATGTCTCTTGCAGTAGTGGAGGCATTGATTGTGAGTACGTCTCTATTAGTCGGCAGGAATCTTTTCGGCCATATTTTCAGCAGTGACAAGGAAACCATCGCCTATGTTGCAAAGATGGCTCCATTGGTCTCTATTTCTCTCATCATGGACGCTCTACAAGGGGTTCTCTCAG GTATTGCAAGGGGATGTGGATGGCAACATATAGGGGCTTACGTGAACTTAGGAGCTTTCTATCTCTGGGGGACACCCATGGCTGCATGTTTAGCCTTCTGGTTTGATCTGAAAGGTGTTGGCCTTTGGATCGGAATCCAATCTGGTGCGGTTCTGCAAACTACTCTTCTCGCTATTGTCACGGGCTGCACAAACTGGGAAAACCAG GCTAATGCAGCAAGGAAGCGAATGGCTTTGGCCTAA